A window of Micromonospora sp. WMMC415 genomic DNA:
CGCCCCGACCGGGCCGCCGCCCCGCTCCACCCGCCGGCCCCGCGGGGCGCCGCGCTGCCGCGCGCACCGCCCGTTCACGGGCCGGCCGGCAGGTCCGGGTTGAGCACGGTACGCACGCAGCCGTCCCGCCGGTCCCGGAACAGCGCGTACCCGTGCGCGCCCTGCTCCAGCGGCAACCGGTGGGTGGCCAGGTGCTCCGTGCGCAGCTCGTCGCGGGCCATCCGCTCCAGCAGCATCGGTACGTACCGCTGCCCGTGCTGCCGTACGCCCCGCACCGACAACCCCTTGGCGCTGACCGCACCCAGCGGGAAGGCGTCCACGTGCCCGTCGAACTCGCCCAGCACCACGACCGTGCCGCCCTTGCGGCAGGTGTGCACCGCCTCGCGGACCGCCGGCGGCCGTTGCGCCCCGGCGGTGAAGCGTTCCGCGAGGGTCCGGACCTGCCCGTCCCAGGCCGGCCCGACCGCCTCCACGCACACGTCCGGGCCCCGCCCGCCGGTCCGCTCGCGCAGCTCGGCGGGGACGTCGACGTGGCGTGGGTCGACGGTCTCCGCGCCGCTGTGCCGTTCCGCCATCCGCAGCCGGTCGTCCTGGTCGTCGACGACGATGACCCGCTCCGCCCCGAGCAGACCGGCGGCCCGGGCGGTGAGCTGCCCGACCGCTCCGGCGCCCCACACCGCCACCACGTCGCCGGGGCGTACCCCGCCCACGTTGGCGGCCATCCAGCCGGCCGGGGCGGCGTCCGAGGCGAAGAGCGCGCGGTCGTCGCTGACCGCGTCGGGCACGCCGAACGCGCCGACGTCGGCGTACGGGACGCGCACGTACTCGGCGTGGCTGCCGGCGAAGCCGCCCGTCGCGCGTGGCCGCCCGAACGCGCCGGGCACCGCGTGCCCGTACACGGCCTCACCGACCTCCGGCTCCGGGTTGCCGTTGTCGCAGCACGACGGGAGCCCGCCGCGGCAGTACCAGCAGGTGCCGCAGGCCACCGAGGCGCTTACCACCACCCGGTCGCCGACCCGGTGGCGGCGCACCTCTGGCCCCACCTCGACGACCTCACCGAGGAACTCGTGCCCCAGCACGTCCCCCACGGCCACGTACGGCGTCCGCCCGGCCAGCAGCGGCAGGTCACCGCCGCAGGTGGCGCTCTGCCGCACCCGCACGATCGCGTCGTGGCCGTTGCGCAGTTCCGGGTCGGGCACCTGCCGTACCGCCACCTGGCCGGCGCCCGTCCAGCACAGCGCCCTCATCCCGCCGGCCCCCGGTCCATCGGCGTCCGGTCGGCGCGCAGCACCTCGCCGGTCTCGGCGAGCTGTTTGGCCTGCCGTAGCGCGGCCCGGACCGCGCGGGCGGGGTCGTCGCCGACGACGTGCGCGGCGAGCCCCGGGAGCGGGACGCCGGGGCGGGGCCGGGCGGCCAGTTCGGTGCCCCGGCAGCCGGGCGCCGGCCGTACCTCCACCTGGATCGCGCCGCCGAGCCGGCGCAGGGGCTCCGGCCACCGCCCGCCGGGCAGCACCGCGCGGGGTGCCCGGTCCACCGTGACGACCTGCCAGCCGCCCACCGGGTCGGCGTGGGCTCGGGGCCGGCCGGCCGGAGGTCGGTGCCGCCGGCCCCGGAGCACCCGGCCGGACACGGCTCCCACCACCGCACCGGCGAGGGCGCTGCCGGCCACCGTCGCGATCCGTCCCACCTGTCCCTCCCGTCCCGATCCGCGCGCCCGGCGCCGGGCGCGCGCAAGGAGCACGCGTACCGCCACCCTCGCCCGGGGCGGGGTGAAGCGTGCTCGCCCCGAAGGGGTGAACCGCCGTCGGTCGGGTAACCGCCGGCCGCAGGACCGGGGGAGTGGACACGTCCATGGGGGTGGGGCCGGGTGCCGGAGGACCGACGGGAGACCGCAGTCGTCACGGGACCGGGAGCGCCGGTGCTGGCCTCCCGGCTCAGCCCACCCGCGCTGCCCGAACCGGTGGTGCTCCGGCCCCG
This region includes:
- a CDS encoding zinc-dependent alcohol dehydrogenase, with the translated sequence MRALCWTGAGQVAVRQVPDPELRNGHDAIVRVRQSATCGGDLPLLAGRTPYVAVGDVLGHEFLGEVVEVGPEVRRHRVGDRVVVSASVACGTCWYCRGGLPSCCDNGNPEPEVGEAVYGHAVPGAFGRPRATGGFAGSHAEYVRVPYADVGAFGVPDAVSDDRALFASDAAPAGWMAANVGGVRPGDVVAVWGAGAVGQLTARAAGLLGAERVIVVDDQDDRLRMAERHSGAETVDPRHVDVPAELRERTGGRGPDVCVEAVGPAWDGQVRTLAERFTAGAQRPPAVREAVHTCRKGGTVVVLGEFDGHVDAFPLGAVSAKGLSVRGVRQHGQRYVPMLLERMARDELRTEHLATHRLPLEQGAHGYALFRDRRDGCVRTVLNPDLPAGP